Proteins from one Xenopus tropicalis strain Nigerian chromosome 1, UCB_Xtro_10.0, whole genome shotgun sequence genomic window:
- the LOC116408401 gene encoding vomeronasal type-2 receptor 26-like: MSRAVHEMHRSLSEKGRKAQRYQYQMPRAQCTDACQPGYRKALEPGAQPCCYHCVRCSEGEISNQTDSDNCLKCPDLEWPNEQRNQCIARTEEFLSFTDCTIAEFLSSVSILFYIITLLILGIFITFRGTPIVRANNRSLSFLLLVSIKLSFLSVFLFLGRPVDITCMLRIITFGITFSIAVSSLLAKTIMVCVAFKATKPGSSWRKWLGVKLSNSVVLFCSSIQIIICMTWLAISPPFQELDIHTSPGTIIIQCNEGSAIGFYSVIGYMGLLAAVSFVLAFLARSLPDSFNEAKYITFSMLLFCSVWITMIPAYLSTKGKNTVCVEIFAILTSSAGLLASIFLPKCYIIMLGPEMNTKSHLFSNNHH, encoded by the exons ATGTCCCGGGCAGTTCATGAGATGCACCGTTCCCTCAGTGAGAAGGGCAGAAAGGCTCAGCGCTATCAATATCAG ATGCCAAGAGCCCAATGCACAGACGCTTGCCAGCCCGGCTACAGGAAGGCACTAGAGCCCGGAGCCCAGCCCTGCTGCTATCACTGTGTCCGGTGTTCTGAAGGAGAGATCTCCAATCAGACTG ACAGTGATAATTGCCTTAAATGCCCAGACTTGGAATGGCCCAATGAACAAAGGAATCAGTGTATTGCAAGAACTGAAGAGTTTCTCTCTTTTACTGATTGTACCATTGCTGAATTTTTGTCATCAGTAAGCATTCTGTTCTATATTATAACTCTCCTGATACTGGGAATTTTCATCACATTCCGAggcacccccatagtgagagccaacaaccggagcctgagcttcctcctccttgtctccatcaagctgagcttcctcagtgtgtttctgttcctcggtcgccctgtggatataacctgcatgctgcgcatcatcacttttggaatcaccttctccatagctgtctcttctctcctggccaagactatcatggtttgtgttgctttcaaagccaccaagccagggagctcatggagaaaatggctgggagtcaaactgtccaattctgtagtcttgttctgctcatccattcaaataatcatctgcatgacttggttggccatttctcctccctttcaggaactggacattcacacttcccctggaaccatcatcattcagtgcaatgagggctcagctattggcttttactcagttattgggtatatggggcttctggcagctgttagttttgttttagcatttttagctcggagcttaccggacagttttaatgaggccaagtacatcactttcagcatgctgctcttctgcagtgtttggatcacaatgatcccggcctatctgagcaccaaaggcaaaaacactgtgtgtgtggagatatttgccatactcacctcaagcgccggccttttagcctctatatttctgcccaaatgttatattattatgcTAGGACctgaaatgaacacaaaatcCCATTTATTTAGCAACAATCATCACTGA